From a region of the Hymenobacter jejuensis genome:
- a CDS encoding 2'-5' RNA ligase family protein, whose translation MNVLYLVAVMPPEPVLSEVWGLKQEVHRLTGSRNALKLPAHITLIPPLRQPPEFEIKFRAALSAFAATQAPFAVGLRNFAWFGDRTLFVQINQPTGIQAFQAQLEAWCATHLPEVPREKRPFTPHMTLATRDLSSAQVPELRTLFAARHFEAEFSVRAFQLFRHDGRSWHVIEEFGLNDPTN comes from the coding sequence ATGAATGTTTTGTATCTCGTCGCGGTGATGCCGCCGGAGCCGGTTTTGTCGGAGGTGTGGGGGTTGAAGCAGGAAGTACACCGCCTCACGGGAAGCCGTAACGCTTTGAAGCTGCCCGCGCACATCACCCTGATACCGCCGTTGCGGCAGCCACCAGAATTCGAAATCAAATTTCGTGCTGCGCTCTCGGCGTTTGCGGCTACGCAGGCGCCATTTGCAGTCGGCCTACGCAACTTCGCCTGGTTCGGTGACCGGACTTTATTTGTGCAGATAAACCAACCTACTGGCATACAGGCTTTTCAGGCGCAGCTTGAGGCATGGTGCGCCACTCATTTGCCCGAGGTGCCCCGCGAAAAGCGGCCTTTCACCCCACACATGACCTTGGCCACGCGCGATTTGTCTTCGGCACAAGTACCCGAATTACGCACGCTTTTTGCAGCCCGGCATTTCGAAGCGGAATTTTCGGTCCGAGCCTTTCAGCTCTTTCGCCACGATGGCCGGTCGTGGCACGTAATAGAGGAGTTTGGATTAAACGACCCGACAAACTAA
- a CDS encoding M20/M25/M40 family metallo-hydrolase: MIPFFSRWQAALGFALLSATAPAAAQTTAKTDSINIRKIYDQALLHGESYENLRQLTGKIGGRLSGSPQAQQAVDWGKVTMEKLGLDRVYLQEVMVPHWVRGAKEKAQIKPAKGKGIDLNVCALGGSVGTNGKLRAGVVEIDTWAELEAMPAEKVKGKFVFFNRPMNPTFIETGRAYGDAGDQRRRGAIEAAKKGAVGALVRSLSLAHDDFPHTGTMAYDEKVTKVPAAALSTNGADELSHLLKADPGLTVELEMACQQLPEVKSFNVVGEIKGSKYPDEIITVGGHLDSWDLAQGAHDDGTGCVQSMEVLRLLKATGLRPERTVRAVLFMNEENGTRGGNKYAELAKAAGEKHVAAMESDGGGFTPRGFGVEGDPAVVAKVQQWSPLFVPYHSEEISVGHGGTDIGPLKGQVKALIGYECDDQRYFDIHHTAADTFDKVNRRELELGGASMASLIYLISKYGL, encoded by the coding sequence ATGATCCCTTTCTTTTCTCGGTGGCAGGCTGCTTTAGGTTTTGCTCTGCTCTCGGCTACTGCACCCGCCGCCGCCCAAACCACCGCCAAAACCGATTCCATCAACATCCGCAAAATTTACGACCAGGCCCTGTTGCACGGCGAAAGCTATGAGAACCTACGCCAGCTTACCGGTAAGATCGGTGGCCGCCTGAGTGGTTCGCCGCAGGCTCAGCAAGCCGTCGATTGGGGCAAAGTGACGATGGAAAAGCTCGGACTCGACCGCGTATACCTGCAGGAAGTAATGGTACCGCACTGGGTGCGCGGAGCCAAGGAAAAAGCCCAGATCAAACCAGCCAAAGGCAAAGGCATCGACCTGAACGTGTGTGCGTTGGGTGGCTCGGTGGGCACCAACGGCAAGCTGCGGGCCGGCGTGGTAGAAATTGATACTTGGGCCGAGCTGGAGGCTATGCCCGCCGAAAAGGTGAAGGGCAAATTCGTGTTCTTCAACCGCCCCATGAACCCGACGTTCATCGAAACGGGCCGGGCCTACGGCGACGCCGGCGACCAGCGCCGCCGGGGCGCCATCGAAGCGGCTAAAAAGGGCGCTGTGGGTGCGTTGGTGCGTTCGCTCTCGCTGGCCCACGACGATTTTCCGCACACGGGCACCATGGCCTACGACGAAAAAGTCACGAAAGTGCCTGCCGCGGCTCTCAGCACCAACGGCGCCGACGAGTTGAGCCACCTGCTCAAAGCCGACCCCGGCCTGACCGTGGAGCTGGAAATGGCTTGTCAGCAACTGCCTGAGGTTAAGTCGTTTAACGTAGTTGGTGAGATAAAAGGGTCGAAGTACCCCGATGAGATCATCACCGTGGGTGGCCACCTCGACTCGTGGGATCTGGCCCAGGGTGCCCACGACGATGGCACGGGTTGCGTGCAAAGCATGGAAGTGCTGCGTCTGCTCAAGGCCACGGGGCTGCGGCCCGAGCGCACGGTGCGGGCGGTGCTGTTTATGAACGAAGAAAACGGTACCCGCGGCGGCAACAAGTACGCCGAGCTAGCCAAAGCTGCCGGCGAAAAGCATGTGGCCGCTATGGAGTCGGATGGGGGCGGGTTCACACCGCGCGGTTTCGGCGTGGAAGGCGACCCGGCTGTGGTGGCGAAGGTGCAGCAATGGAGTCCACTGTTTGTGCCCTACCACAGCGAGGAAATCAGCGTTGGCCACGGCGGTACCGACATTGGGCCACTTAAAGGCCAAGTGAAGGCCCTCATCGGCTACGAATGCGACGACCAGCGCTACTTCGACATCCACCACACTGCCGCCGATACCTTCGACAAAGTCAACCGGCGCGAGTTGGAGCTAGGCGGCGCCAGCATGGCCTCCCTGATCTATTTAATCAGCAAATACGGCCTGTAA
- a CDS encoding histidine phosphatase family protein yields MRHAEKGTEPANDPPLTPAGEQRALALRAKLKSKPVAAIFTTDTRRTRATVAPLAAALKLTPQVYNPRQLTELATQIKQTYAGKTVVVVGHSNTILETAEALGATRPVPTIGDAEFNYLLEVKVPAQGASTAKATRYGAGQK; encoded by the coding sequence GTGCGCCACGCCGAAAAGGGCACCGAGCCCGCCAACGATCCACCCCTCACGCCGGCCGGTGAGCAGCGGGCGCTGGCCTTGCGCGCCAAGCTCAAAAGCAAGCCAGTCGCGGCCATTTTTACCACTGATACCCGCCGCACACGTGCCACCGTGGCTCCCCTTGCCGCGGCCCTGAAGCTTACGCCGCAAGTGTATAATCCGCGGCAGCTCACGGAGTTGGCCACCCAGATCAAACAAACCTACGCCGGCAAAACCGTAGTGGTGGTGGGGCATTCCAACACCATTCTGGAAACAGCCGAAGCGCTCGGGGCCACGCGCCCAGTCCCGACAATCGGCGATGCCGAATTCAATTATTTGCTCGAAGTCAAAGTGCCTGCGCAGGGCGCAAGCACCGCAAAAGCCACGCGCTATGGCGCAGGCCAGAAATAA
- a CDS encoding DUF1028 domain-containing protein, with protein MFLKRSLVALAVLLLGLAQVAAAQVYSTTDPLAHTFSIVARDPATGDMAVAVQSHWFSVGTSVSWGEAGVGVVATQSFTNKSFGLRGLALLKSGKSAQQALDELLANDEGRDVRQVAILDNQGRVAVHTGKKCVDMAGHIAGKEFSVQANMMLNDKVWPAMAKAYEQNASLPLAERVLAALDAAQAAGGDIRGRQSAALLVVRGKATEGPWADRLVDLRVDDNAAPLTELRRLLKLHRAYEHMNAGDLAVEKNDMPKAIQEYQAAEKMFPNNLEMKYWHAITLANKQQVPAALALLRPIFKEEPNWRILTERLPKVGLLTVSDAELKQILSLK; from the coding sequence ATGTTTCTAAAACGCTCTCTGGTCGCCTTGGCGGTTCTGCTGCTCGGGTTGGCCCAAGTTGCTGCGGCTCAAGTATATTCGACCACCGATCCACTGGCGCATACCTTCTCCATCGTGGCCCGCGACCCCGCCACCGGCGACATGGCCGTGGCCGTGCAAAGCCATTGGTTTTCGGTCGGGACGTCGGTTTCGTGGGGCGAGGCGGGTGTGGGCGTCGTGGCTACGCAGTCGTTTACCAACAAGTCGTTTGGGTTGCGCGGGTTGGCGTTGTTGAAAAGCGGTAAATCGGCTCAACAAGCACTGGATGAGTTACTTGCCAACGACGAAGGCCGTGATGTGCGCCAGGTCGCCATTCTCGACAACCAGGGCCGTGTGGCCGTGCACACCGGCAAAAAATGCGTCGACATGGCCGGGCACATCGCCGGCAAGGAGTTTTCGGTGCAGGCCAACATGATGCTCAATGACAAAGTATGGCCCGCTATGGCCAAAGCTTACGAGCAAAACGCCAGTTTGCCCCTGGCTGAGCGTGTGCTGGCCGCGCTTGACGCGGCCCAGGCAGCCGGCGGCGACATTCGCGGCCGGCAATCGGCGGCGCTGTTGGTGGTGCGCGGCAAGGCCACCGAAGGCCCCTGGGCCGACCGCCTCGTCGATTTGCGTGTGGACGACAATGCGGCCCCGCTCACCGAGCTGCGCCGTCTGCTGAAGCTGCACCGCGCCTACGAGCACATGAACGCCGGCGATTTGGCCGTGGAAAAAAACGACATGCCCAAGGCCATTCAGGAATATCAGGCCGCCGAGAAAATGTTTCCTAACAACCTGGAAATGAAATACTGGCACGCCATCACGCTGGCCAACAAGCAGCAAGTGCCTGCTGCGCTGGCGCTGCTCCGCCCGATTTTTAAGGAAGAGCCTAACTGGCGCATCCTCACCGAGCGGCTGCCCAAAGTCGGCCTGCTCACGGTCAGCGACGCCGAGTTAAAGCAGATTCTTAGCCTGAAATAA
- a CDS encoding ABC transporter ATP-binding protein, with product MTSSASSSPAIIRVRGLSKRYGNHTVVNDVGFTLAAGETLVLLGPSGCGKTTLLKMLNRLIEPDAGTVEVNGSDIRTQKPELLRRGIGYVIQQVGLLPHYTVAENVAVVPTLLGHNPADISTRTTALLTRLHLPAERYAGQYPSQLSGGQQQRVGLARALAADPPIILMDEPFGALDPITRAAIRRDFRELEELRNKTIVLVTHDVAEAFELADRIALLDGGVVQQLGTPRELLFRPANDFVRRFFEAERLSLQMQVLQLSDLLIFIKSTNHQQSLASALPSLPASATIREALEALTRPSETPDPQLFITQDSVNAQPVTLSQLMLAFGEAVQSIKTTRVEE from the coding sequence GTGACTTCATCTGCCTCGTCCTCCCCTGCTATCATTCGCGTTCGTGGCCTCAGCAAGCGCTACGGCAACCATACGGTGGTCAACGACGTGGGCTTTACCCTAGCGGCCGGCGAAACCCTGGTGCTGCTCGGCCCCAGCGGCTGCGGCAAAACAACGCTGCTCAAGATGCTCAACCGCCTCATCGAGCCCGATGCGGGCACGGTGGAAGTAAATGGCAGCGACATCCGAACGCAAAAACCGGAGCTGCTGCGGCGTGGCATTGGCTATGTTATTCAGCAGGTTGGCCTGTTGCCCCATTACACCGTGGCCGAAAATGTGGCTGTAGTTCCGACACTGCTCGGTCACAACCCCGCCGACATCTCGACGCGCACCACCGCCTTGCTCACGCGCCTGCACCTGCCCGCCGAACGCTACGCCGGCCAATATCCCAGCCAGCTTTCGGGCGGGCAGCAGCAGCGCGTGGGCCTAGCGCGGGCGTTGGCCGCCGATCCGCCGATTATTCTCATGGATGAGCCCTTCGGCGCCCTCGACCCCATTACCCGCGCCGCCATCCGCCGCGATTTTCGCGAATTGGAAGAGCTACGCAACAAAACCATCGTGCTCGTGACCCACGATGTGGCCGAAGCCTTCGAGCTAGCCGACCGCATTGCCCTGCTCGACGGCGGCGTGGTGCAACAGCTGGGCACGCCGCGGGAGTTGCTGTTTCGGCCCGCGAATGATTTTGTGCGGCGCTTCTTCGAGGCCGAACGCCTGAGCCTACAAATGCAGGTTTTGCAACTATCTGATTTACTGATTTTTATAAAATCAACAAATCATCAGCAATCTCTGGCTTCGGCTCTACCGAGTCTCCCAGCGTCAGCTACGATACGCGAGGCGCTGGAAGCACTTACGCGGCCCTCAGAGACGCCTGATCCTCAGCTTTTTATTACGCAGGATTCCGTCAATGCCCAGCCAGTAACGCTCTCGCAACTCATGCTCGCTTTTGGCGAAGCAGTGCAGTCGATAAAGACTACCCGCGTGGAGGAATGA
- a CDS encoding ABC transporter permease/substrate-binding protein produces the protein MQTLTELFAFWHAQADKLAQQTVQHIGLTAASLLLGVLVGVPLGLFLTRKPRWAPAVLGLTGVLQTIPSIALLGFLIPAMGIGPKPAIFALFLYSLLPIVRNTLTGVQGVSPAVVEAARGLGLTNWQILRRVELPLALPVLFAGIRTATVINVGVATLAAYIAAGGLGEFIFGGIALNNPAMILAGAIPAAALALVFDAALAGLQRLSVRRLVRVGAVLLVALPVLAGLYLLPRATSKLLAGFSPEFVGRADGLPGLRQTYGLKPTNVILAPALVYEAARHRDVDLIDGYSTDGRIKAYHLRVLRDDRRAFPPYFAAPVVRPQVLADHPELRAVLEMLAGQINDSVMTDLNYQVDYLHHEPRAVALAFLRQRGLWRAPQPISGPAIVLGSKIFAEQYILAEMYAALIRGYTSLDVKTKTGLGGTNICFEALRTGAIDLYPEYTGTGLLVLLQPSPATLDSLGGDPQAVYRYVQQRFRQRFDLEWLTPLGFNNTYALLMRQQQAAQLGIGSISELGAYLKQ, from the coding sequence GTGCAAACCCTCACTGAACTCTTTGCCTTCTGGCACGCGCAGGCCGACAAGCTAGCGCAACAAACCGTGCAGCACATTGGCCTCACGGCGGCTTCGCTGCTGCTGGGCGTGCTGGTGGGCGTGCCGCTGGGGCTGTTTCTGACCCGGAAGCCGCGTTGGGCCCCGGCGGTGCTGGGCCTGACGGGCGTGTTGCAGACCATCCCGAGCATTGCGCTGCTGGGCTTCCTGATTCCGGCGATGGGCATCGGGCCGAAGCCGGCCATTTTCGCGCTGTTCCTGTATTCGCTGCTCCCGATTGTGCGCAACACGCTGACGGGCGTGCAGGGCGTGAGTCCGGCCGTAGTGGAAGCGGCTCGCGGTCTGGGACTTACGAACTGGCAGATTCTGAGGCGCGTGGAGCTGCCGCTGGCGCTGCCGGTGCTATTTGCGGGTATTCGCACGGCCACGGTCATCAATGTGGGTGTAGCAACGCTAGCGGCCTACATCGCAGCGGGCGGGTTGGGCGAGTTCATTTTTGGCGGCATCGCCCTGAACAACCCCGCCATGATCCTGGCCGGCGCGATTCCGGCTGCGGCGCTGGCCTTGGTTTTCGATGCGGCGCTGGCGGGCTTGCAGCGCCTTTCGGTGCGACGGCTGGTGCGCGTGGGCGCGGTGCTGCTGGTGGCGTTGCCGGTGTTGGCGGGCCTGTATTTGTTGCCGCGCGCAACCAGCAAGCTGTTGGCGGGGTTTAGTCCGGAATTTGTAGGCCGCGCCGACGGGTTGCCGGGCCTGCGCCAGACGTACGGCTTAAAGCCCACGAACGTAATCCTGGCCCCGGCCCTCGTGTACGAAGCCGCTCGCCACCGCGACGTCGACCTGATCGACGGCTATTCCACCGACGGCCGCATCAAGGCCTATCACCTGCGCGTGCTCCGCGACGACCGCCGGGCGTTTCCGCCGTATTTCGCTGCTCCCGTGGTGCGCCCGCAGGTGCTGGCCGATCATCCCGAATTGCGTGCGGTGCTGGAAATGCTGGCCGGCCAAATCAACGATTCGGTGATGACGGATCTGAATTACCAGGTCGATTACCTCCACCACGAACCGCGTGCCGTAGCGCTGGCTTTTTTGCGCCAGAGGGGGCTATGGCGCGCGCCGCAGCCAATAAGCGGACCTGCTATCGTGTTGGGTTCCAAGATCTTTGCCGAGCAATACATTCTGGCTGAGATGTACGCGGCCCTTATTCGCGGCTACACGTCGCTCGATGTAAAAACCAAAACCGGCCTGGGCGGCACCAACATTTGCTTCGAAGCGCTGCGCACCGGCGCCATCGACCTCTATCCCGAATATACGGGCACGGGGCTGCTGGTGCTGCTTCAGCCCTCGCCCGCAACGCTCGACTCGCTGGGTGGCGATCCGCAGGCGGTGTATCGCTATGTGCAGCAACGCTTTCGGCAACGTTTTGATTTAGAATGGCTTACGCCGTTGGGTTTTAACAACACCTACGCGTTATTGATGCGTCAGCAGCAGGCTGCACAATTGGGCATCGGCTCAATTTCGGAGTTGGGCGCGTATCTGAAGCAATAG
- a CDS encoding response regulator transcription factor has product MHVLIVEDEKSLHQEVRQFLTQAQYLCDSAYTHAEASEKIFVNSYDFVLLDLGLPDGDGLSLLREARENENQDASFIILTARGALDDRIKGLDLGADDYLPKPFSLLELLSRMQAITRRKFGLKRQEMTFGQGFHLDVTGRTLRHEGNEVVLTKKEFDLLHYLLLHKNRVLTRLQLGEHLWGNVLEDDSDSNYIDVHIKNIRKKLSQYAPTDFLETVRGIGYRVVQPENQS; this is encoded by the coding sequence ATGCACGTCCTGATTGTTGAAGACGAAAAAAGCCTGCACCAAGAGGTGCGGCAGTTCCTGACGCAAGCGCAATACCTCTGCGACTCGGCCTATACGCACGCTGAGGCTTCGGAAAAGATTTTTGTGAACAGCTATGATTTCGTGTTGCTCGACTTGGGCCTGCCCGACGGCGATGGCTTAAGTCTGCTGCGGGAAGCCCGCGAAAACGAAAACCAGGACGCCTCTTTCATCATCCTTACCGCCCGCGGTGCCCTCGACGACCGCATCAAAGGCCTCGATCTAGGCGCCGACGACTACCTACCTAAGCCCTTCTCCCTCTTGGAGTTACTGAGCCGGATGCAGGCTATCACGCGCCGCAAATTCGGACTAAAGCGGCAGGAAATGACGTTCGGCCAGGGCTTCCACTTGGATGTCACGGGCCGCACCCTGCGCCACGAAGGCAACGAAGTCGTGCTCACAAAAAAGGAGTTTGACCTGCTACACTACTTGCTGCTGCACAAAAACCGCGTGCTCACGCGCCTTCAGCTTGGCGAACACCTCTGGGGCAACGTGCTCGAAGACGACTCGGACTCCAATTACATCGACGTGCACATCAAAAATATCCGCAAAAAACTCAGCCAATACGCGCCCACCGACTTCCTGGAAACCGTGCGCGGCATCGGTTACCGGGTAGTGCAGCCGGAGAATCAAAGCTGA
- a CDS encoding sensor histidine kinase produces the protein MRLEAKQALFNALSKLLLVLTGALVIPPVVSRVAVGHTDQRLYEKQAEVLNLIKRDGITAFVREEQDETYADYNLLKQEYITLSPLPTAKAPDQAVHIFNEPRQVGNEIEDFRILSSEFRAKGRPYRLEIGSSLATVELLTATLRHMALWVLIVGALLTVITDAAFSHYLLSPLRRLISQKLQGVHHPSAFPFESIPTTTTDFRRLDDSLNEMMRTIQSAFEKEREFMSNVSHELLTPVSILQSRFENMLQDPELGHAHSLKIVDSQKTLYRLRNTVKTLLLIANIENEQYLRDESVSLAAVLADVTNELEDRLAQRELKLLVDLKPDYVLTAANRTLLFTLLFNLISNAIKYNHWGGSITIQGAMQAKGYLLSVTDSGPGIAPEHLPHLFDRFRRFNSGAASPEGYGLGLPIAKTIAEFHKAVLSVESVLGKGTTFKLLFT, from the coding sequence TTGCGTCTCGAAGCAAAACAGGCTCTTTTCAATGCGCTTTCGAAGCTGCTGCTGGTGCTGACGGGCGCGTTGGTGATTCCGCCGGTGGTGAGCCGGGTGGCGGTGGGGCACACGGACCAGCGGCTGTACGAGAAGCAGGCCGAGGTGCTCAACCTCATCAAGCGCGACGGCATCACGGCGTTTGTGCGCGAAGAGCAAGACGAAACCTACGCCGATTACAACCTGCTCAAGCAGGAATACATCACCCTTTCGCCGCTGCCCACGGCCAAAGCGCCCGATCAGGCTGTCCACATCTTCAACGAGCCGCGGCAGGTGGGCAACGAGATCGAAGATTTCCGGATTTTGAGCTCCGAGTTTCGGGCCAAAGGCCGCCCCTACCGCCTGGAAATCGGGAGCAGCCTGGCCACGGTGGAGCTGCTCACGGCCACGCTCCGGCACATGGCGTTGTGGGTGCTCATTGTGGGGGCGCTGCTGACGGTGATCACCGACGCGGCTTTTTCGCACTACCTGCTCAGCCCATTGCGCCGCCTGATTTCGCAAAAGCTTCAGGGCGTACACCACCCGTCGGCCTTTCCGTTCGAGTCCATTCCGACTACTACCACCGACTTCCGGCGCCTCGACGACAGCCTTAACGAGATGATGCGCACGATTCAGTCGGCGTTTGAAAAGGAGCGCGAATTCATGTCCAACGTTTCGCATGAGTTGCTTACGCCGGTGAGCATCCTGCAATCGCGGTTTGAGAACATGCTGCAAGACCCCGAGCTGGGCCACGCGCACTCGCTCAAAATCGTGGATTCGCAGAAGACGCTTTACCGCCTGCGCAATACGGTCAAAACCCTGCTGCTCATCGCCAACATCGAAAACGAGCAATATCTGCGCGACGAGTCGGTATCGTTGGCGGCGGTGCTGGCCGACGTCACCAACGAGCTGGAAGACCGTCTGGCCCAGCGCGAACTAAAGCTGCTGGTCGACCTGAAACCCGATTACGTGCTGACGGCGGCCAACCGCACGCTGCTGTTTACGCTGCTCTTCAACCTGATCAGCAACGCCATCAAATACAACCATTGGGGCGGCAGCATTACCATTCAGGGCGCCATGCAGGCCAAGGGCTACTTGCTCAGCGTCACAGACAGCGGGCCAGGCATTGCGCCCGAGCATCTGCCGCACCTCTTCGATCGGTTTCGGCGGTTCAATTCGGGGGCGGCTTCGCCGGAAGGTTATGGCCTGGGCCTGCCCATCGCCAAGACCATTGCCGAGTTTCACAAAGCTGTACTGAGCGTGGAATCGGTGCTGGGCAAAGGGACTACGTTTAAGCTTTTATTTACCTGA
- the surE gene encoding 5'/3'-nucleotidase SurE, with the protein MTAKTRKPLILISNDDGITAPGIATLVRVMKRIGEVVVVAPNSPQSGMGHAITIGEPLRLDPSTIFEGIEAYECSGTPADCVKLAKNVVLRDRRPDLVVSGINHGSNSSVNVLYSGTMSAAIEAAIEGLPAIGFSLCDYGHLIDFSHTEKWIEHLTRQALEHGVPFGTALNINIPKISDQPIAGARLCRQARAKWQEKFDLRHDPHKRPYYWLIGNFVNEDQGNDTDEWALANNYISVVPCQFDLTALHGMAQMNENWDLSLSGGYETRVADAHAPRIGSASPANPGREKAPKK; encoded by the coding sequence GTGACTGCTAAAACTCGCAAACCGCTGATTCTGATTTCCAACGACGACGGCATCACGGCCCCCGGTATTGCCACGCTGGTGCGCGTGATGAAGCGCATTGGGGAAGTGGTGGTAGTGGCGCCCAATTCGCCGCAATCGGGTATGGGCCACGCCATTACGATTGGCGAGCCCCTGCGCCTCGACCCCAGCACCATCTTCGAAGGCATTGAGGCCTACGAGTGCAGCGGCACGCCCGCCGACTGCGTGAAACTGGCCAAGAATGTGGTGCTCCGCGACCGACGCCCTGATCTGGTGGTGTCGGGCATCAACCACGGCTCCAACTCGTCGGTGAACGTGCTGTATTCGGGTACCATGTCGGCGGCCATCGAGGCGGCCATTGAGGGGCTGCCGGCCATCGGGTTTTCGCTCTGCGACTACGGCCACCTCATCGATTTTTCGCACACCGAAAAGTGGATTGAGCACCTCACGCGCCAAGCCTTGGAGCACGGCGTTCCGTTCGGTACGGCCCTGAATATCAATATTCCCAAGATATCTGATCAGCCCATTGCCGGCGCTCGCTTGTGCCGGCAGGCGCGCGCCAAGTGGCAGGAAAAGTTTGACTTACGCCACGATCCGCACAAGCGCCCGTATTACTGGCTTATCGGAAATTTCGTAAACGAAGACCAAGGCAACGACACCGACGAGTGGGCGCTGGCCAACAACTACATTTCGGTGGTGCCTTGCCAGTTTGACCTCACAGCGTTGCACGGCATGGCTCAGATGAACGAAAACTGGGATTTGAGCTTGAGCGGCGGCTACGAAACCCGCGTGGCGGATGCGCATGCTCCCCGCATCGGGAGCGCGTCACCAGCAAATCCAGGCCGCGAAAAGGCTCCGAAAAAATAA
- a CDS encoding DoxX family protein: MILFENRYRTHDLGLLLLRVGIGIMFTIHGYPKLIGGPTMWAQIGTSMKLIGLDFAPAMWGFLAAVAEAVGGQLLALGLFFRIACAFLLGTMIMATITHLSKGDDFNTYSHALEAAFLFLGLLLAGPGKYSLDQMLFPGPRRLY; the protein is encoded by the coding sequence ATGATACTGTTCGAAAACCGGTACCGCACTCACGATCTGGGTTTGTTGCTGTTGCGTGTAGGAATTGGCATCATGTTCACGATTCACGGCTACCCGAAACTGATCGGGGGACCCACGATGTGGGCGCAGATTGGCACGTCGATGAAGCTGATTGGGTTGGATTTTGCCCCGGCCATGTGGGGTTTCTTGGCCGCCGTGGCCGAGGCCGTAGGTGGGCAATTGCTCGCACTGGGCCTGTTTTTTCGAATCGCCTGCGCCTTTCTGCTCGGCACCATGATTATGGCTACCATTACACACCTGAGCAAGGGCGACGATTTCAACACCTATTCCCACGCCTTGGAAGCGGCCTTTTTGTTCCTGGGGCTCTTGTTGGCAGGTCCCGGCAAATACAGCCTCGACCAAATGCTGTTCCCAGGTCCGCGCCGCTTGTATTAG